Proteins from a genomic interval of Amycolatopsis sp. cg13:
- the gap gene encoding type I glyceraldehyde-3-phosphate dehydrogenase — MTVRVGVNGFGRIGRNFFRAVKASGHDIEVVAFNDLGDVATMAHLLKYDSILGRFPGEVSVSDEGIVVDGKTIKALAERDPANLPWGDLGVDVVVESTGFFTNADAAKAHIAGGAKKVIISAPAKGEDLTVVLGVNDDKYDGSQTIISNASCTTNCLGPLAKVLNDAFGIEQGLMTTIHAYTQDQNLQDGPHKDLRRARAAALNVVPASTGAAKAIGLVLPELLGKLDGYALRVPVPTGSATDLTVTLKKSATVEEINAAYQAAAEGPLAGILKYSVDPIVSSDIVTDPASCIYDSPLTKVIGNQVKVVGWYDNEWGYSNRLADLIKLVGSKL; from the coding sequence GTGACCGTTCGCGTAGGTGTCAACGGCTTCGGCCGGATCGGCCGCAACTTCTTCCGTGCCGTGAAGGCGAGCGGTCACGACATCGAGGTCGTCGCGTTCAACGACCTCGGCGACGTCGCCACCATGGCCCACCTGCTCAAGTACGACTCGATCCTCGGCCGCTTCCCGGGCGAGGTCAGCGTCTCCGACGAGGGCATCGTCGTCGACGGCAAGACCATCAAGGCCCTCGCCGAGCGCGACCCGGCCAACCTGCCCTGGGGCGACCTGGGCGTGGACGTCGTCGTCGAGTCGACCGGCTTCTTCACCAACGCCGACGCCGCCAAGGCGCACATCGCCGGCGGCGCCAAGAAGGTCATCATCTCCGCGCCCGCCAAGGGCGAGGACCTGACCGTCGTCCTCGGCGTCAACGACGACAAGTACGACGGCTCGCAGACGATCATCTCCAACGCGTCCTGCACCACCAACTGCCTCGGCCCGCTGGCCAAGGTCCTCAACGACGCCTTCGGCATCGAGCAGGGCCTGATGACCACGATCCACGCCTACACGCAGGACCAGAATCTGCAGGACGGCCCGCACAAGGACCTGCGCCGCGCCCGCGCCGCCGCCCTCAACGTCGTCCCGGCCTCCACCGGCGCGGCCAAGGCGATCGGCCTCGTGCTGCCGGAGCTGCTCGGCAAGCTGGACGGCTACGCGCTGCGCGTCCCGGTCCCGACCGGCTCGGCCACCGACCTCACCGTGACCCTCAAGAAGTCCGCCACGGTCGAGGAGATCAACGCCGCGTACCAGGCCGCCGCCGAAGGCCCGCTGGCCGGCATCCTGAAGTACTCGGTCGACCCGATCGTGTCCTCGGACATCGTCACCGACCCGGCGTCCTGCATCTACGACTCGCCGCTCACCAAGGTGATCGGGAACCAGGTCAAGGTCGTCGGCTGGTACGACAACGAGTGGGGCTACTCGAACCGCCTCGCCGACCTGATCAAGCTCGTCGGCTCCAAGCTCTGA
- a CDS encoding sensor histidine kinase — protein sequence MSTEGLSIPGISMSSSAARAAGRARRASLTGAFAVFRKPLVATIAVEAVVVLLAVLDVWLVVPPKAQPYSLYLSAAACLAVVVRRRFPFLAVLAAAPGFFAGWAQLASMLNLGMLATRRQLHWQTWVGAGLVFTCRFVRWPLQEFAELSWREHVLDGIYGVLVAGMPIAIGLLIGARAEISAKLRELAKSRDRERRFHADAVRAEERARLAREMHDVVSHQITLIAMQAGALQAQAKDGPALETAQVIRQLSTRTLEELRSLVSVLRSGSGDDGPRPGIGELDHLIRECDVPVQLTVEQLPDTLPSQVSAAAYRTVQECLTNVHKHAPGATATIRIHAASGALDIEVENARACRAGEAFPSGGHGLTGLAERARLLGGSFETSGTEDGGFRVRARYPLDR from the coding sequence ATGAGCACTGAGGGACTCTCGATTCCTGGCATCTCGATGAGCAGCTCCGCAGCGAGAGCCGCCGGGCGAGCCAGGCGCGCCAGCCTGACGGGCGCGTTCGCCGTGTTCCGGAAACCCCTCGTCGCGACAATCGCCGTCGAAGCGGTGGTCGTGCTGCTGGCGGTGCTCGACGTCTGGCTCGTCGTACCGCCGAAGGCACAGCCCTATTCGCTGTACCTGTCGGCCGCCGCGTGTCTCGCGGTCGTGGTGCGGCGGCGCTTCCCGTTCCTCGCGGTGCTCGCCGCGGCGCCGGGTTTCTTCGCCGGATGGGCGCAGCTGGCGTCGATGCTCAACCTGGGCATGCTCGCGACGCGGCGGCAATTGCACTGGCAGACCTGGGTCGGCGCTGGTTTGGTGTTCACCTGCCGGTTCGTGCGGTGGCCGCTGCAGGAGTTCGCGGAACTGAGCTGGCGCGAACACGTCCTCGACGGGATCTACGGCGTCCTGGTGGCCGGAATGCCGATCGCGATCGGCCTGCTGATCGGGGCGCGCGCGGAGATCTCGGCGAAACTGCGCGAGCTGGCCAAGAGCCGCGACCGCGAACGCCGCTTCCACGCCGACGCTGTCCGCGCCGAGGAACGCGCGCGGCTGGCCCGCGAGATGCACGACGTGGTGTCCCACCAGATCACGCTGATCGCCATGCAGGCCGGCGCACTGCAGGCCCAGGCCAAGGACGGTCCGGCGCTGGAGACGGCGCAGGTCATCCGCCAGCTCTCGACGCGGACGCTGGAGGAATTGCGCTCGCTGGTGAGCGTGCTGCGCTCCGGTTCCGGCGACGACGGCCCGCGGCCCGGGATCGGGGAACTGGACCACCTGATCCGCGAGTGCGACGTGCCGGTGCAGCTGACCGTCGAGCAGCTGCCGGACACCCTGCCGAGCCAGGTCTCGGCGGCGGCGTACCGGACGGTGCAGGAATGCCTGACGAACGTCCACAAACACGCCCCCGGCGCGACGGCCACGATCCGCATCCACGCGGCGAGCGGCGCGCTGGACATCGAGGTCGAGAACGCTCGTGCCTGCCGCGCCGGAGAAGCGTTCCCGTCGGGCGGCCACGGCCTGACCGGACTCGCCGAACGCGCCCGGCTGCTGGGCGGAAGCTTCGAAACGTCGGGCACGGAGGACGGCGGATTCCGGGTGCGGGCACGGTATCCGCTGGACCGCTGA
- the tpiA gene encoding triose-phosphate isomerase, with protein sequence MARKPLVAGNWKMNLNHLEAIALVQKIAFALPEKYYAKVDVTVLPPFTDIRSVQTLIDADKLSLTYGAQDLSPQDSGAFTGDISGPMLAKLGCSFVTVGHSERRAIHGETDELVNKKVKAALKHGITPILCVGEELEIREAGEHLEHTRNQLIEGLKGLKAEQVQAVVIAYEPVWAIGTGKVATAADAEEVCKSLRGTLSEKYGDEVATAVRVLYGGSVKAGNVSELVGADNIDGALVGGASLDGEEFTKLCALAAGGPLP encoded by the coding sequence GTGGCACGCAAGCCCCTGGTGGCAGGCAACTGGAAGATGAACCTCAATCACCTCGAGGCCATCGCCCTGGTGCAGAAGATCGCCTTCGCGCTGCCGGAGAAGTACTACGCGAAGGTGGACGTGACGGTGCTGCCGCCGTTCACCGACATCCGCAGCGTGCAGACCCTGATCGACGCCGACAAGCTCTCCCTCACCTACGGCGCGCAGGACCTGTCGCCGCAGGACTCGGGCGCGTTCACCGGCGACATCTCCGGCCCGATGCTGGCGAAGCTGGGCTGCAGCTTCGTCACCGTCGGGCACTCGGAGCGGCGCGCGATCCACGGCGAGACCGACGAGCTGGTCAACAAGAAGGTCAAGGCCGCGCTCAAGCACGGCATCACGCCGATCCTGTGCGTGGGCGAGGAGCTCGAGATCCGCGAGGCGGGCGAGCACCTCGAGCACACCCGCAACCAGCTCATCGAGGGTCTGAAGGGACTCAAGGCCGAGCAGGTGCAGGCCGTCGTGATCGCGTACGAGCCGGTGTGGGCCATCGGCACCGGCAAGGTCGCGACCGCCGCCGACGCCGAAGAGGTCTGCAAATCCCTGCGCGGGACGCTGTCGGAGAAGTACGGCGACGAGGTCGCCACGGCGGTCCGCGTGCTCTACGGCGGCTCGGTGAAGGCCGGGAACGTCTCCGAGCTGGTGGGCGCGGACAACATCGACGGCGCGCTGGTCGGCGGCGCGAGCCTCGACGGCGAGGAGTTCACCAAGCTCTGCGCGCTCGCCGCCGGTGGCCCGCTGCCCTGA
- the secG gene encoding preprotein translocase subunit SecG: MKLFLQILLIASSVLLVVAVLLHRGRGGGLSSLFGGGMQSSLAGSSVAEKNLDRITLLLGAIWLISIVGLGLLLKV; this comes from the coding sequence ATGAAGCTGTTCCTGCAAATCCTGTTGATCGCCTCCAGCGTCCTGCTGGTGGTGGCCGTGCTGCTGCACCGCGGCCGGGGCGGCGGCCTGTCGTCCCTGTTCGGCGGCGGGATGCAGTCGAGCCTCGCGGGGTCCAGCGTCGCCGAGAAGAACCTCGACCGGATCACGCTGCTGCTCGGGGCCATCTGGCTGATCAGCATCGTGGGTCTCGGCCTCCTGCTCAAGGTATGA
- a CDS encoding PPOX class F420-dependent oxidoreductase, giving the protein MREMTRAEWWKFASEGTRTGMLGIVRANGAPVVTPVWFLLNEGPGGDELIFTTGTDTLKGKALRRDARISLAVDDQRPPFSYVQFTAEAELHHDLDEMREWATRLGARYMGEENGPAYGERNAVPEESLVRARITKVIARADIAGF; this is encoded by the coding sequence ATGCGGGAGATGACCAGGGCGGAGTGGTGGAAGTTCGCGAGCGAGGGCACGCGGACCGGGATGCTGGGGATCGTGCGGGCCAACGGGGCGCCCGTCGTCACGCCGGTGTGGTTTCTGCTGAACGAGGGGCCTGGCGGTGACGAATTGATCTTCACCACCGGCACGGACACGCTGAAAGGCAAGGCCCTGCGCCGCGACGCGCGGATCTCGCTGGCCGTCGACGACCAGCGGCCGCCATTCTCGTACGTGCAGTTCACCGCCGAGGCGGAGCTGCACCACGACCTCGACGAAATGCGCGAGTGGGCCACCCGGCTCGGCGCGCGCTACATGGGCGAGGAGAACGGCCCGGCCTACGGCGAGCGCAACGCCGTCCCCGAAGAATCCCTCGTCCGGGCGAGGATCACGAAGGTGATCGCACGAGCGGACATCGCCGGCTTCTGA
- the pgk gene encoding phosphoglycerate kinase yields the protein MSVKNLEDLLGEGVQGRYVLVRSDLNVPLDGSAITDDGRVRAALPTIKKLADAGAKVVVTAHLGRPKGEPDPKFTLAPVAKRLGELLGSEVPLAGDLVGESAKALTAGLADGSVALLENVRFDARETSKDAVDRSELAAELAALTPGGAFVSDGFGVVHRKQASVYEIAAVLPAYAGGLVLAELDVLKKLTDDVKRPYVVALGGSKVSDKLGVIANLLTKVDRLLIGGGMAYTFLKAKGYEVGTSLLQEDQLDQVKGFLAEAEKRGVELVLPVDVLAAEGFAADAAHEAVDVTAIPADRMGLDIGPRSAELFAQKLADAATVFWNGPMGVFEFEAFAGGTRAVAEALVKSDAFTVVGGGDSAAAVRQLGLPEDGFSHISTGGGASLEYLEGKELPGVAALEGKN from the coding sequence ATGAGCGTCAAGAACCTCGAAGACCTGCTGGGCGAGGGCGTTCAGGGCCGCTACGTGCTGGTGCGCAGCGACCTGAACGTCCCGCTCGACGGGTCGGCCATCACCGACGACGGCCGGGTCCGCGCCGCGCTGCCGACGATCAAGAAGCTCGCCGACGCGGGCGCGAAGGTCGTCGTCACCGCGCACCTGGGCCGCCCCAAGGGCGAGCCGGACCCGAAGTTCACGCTCGCGCCGGTCGCGAAGCGGCTGGGCGAACTGCTCGGCTCCGAGGTCCCGCTGGCCGGTGACCTCGTCGGCGAATCGGCGAAGGCGCTGACGGCCGGGCTGGCCGACGGCAGCGTCGCTCTGCTGGAGAACGTGCGTTTCGACGCGCGCGAGACCAGCAAGGACGCTGTCGATCGTTCCGAGCTGGCCGCCGAGCTGGCCGCGCTGACGCCGGGCGGGGCGTTCGTCTCCGACGGCTTCGGCGTCGTGCACCGCAAGCAGGCCTCGGTCTACGAGATCGCCGCGGTGCTCCCGGCGTATGCGGGCGGCCTCGTGCTGGCCGAGCTGGACGTGCTGAAGAAGCTCACTGACGACGTCAAGCGGCCGTACGTGGTCGCGCTCGGCGGCTCGAAGGTGTCCGACAAGCTCGGCGTCATCGCGAACCTGCTCACGAAGGTCGACCGGCTGCTCATCGGCGGCGGCATGGCGTACACGTTCCTCAAGGCCAAGGGCTACGAGGTCGGCACGTCACTGCTGCAGGAAGACCAGCTCGACCAGGTCAAGGGCTTCCTCGCCGAGGCCGAGAAGCGCGGCGTCGAACTGGTGCTGCCGGTCGACGTGCTCGCCGCCGAGGGCTTCGCCGCCGATGCGGCGCACGAGGCCGTCGACGTCACCGCCATCCCGGCCGACCGCATGGGCCTCGACATCGGCCCGCGCAGCGCCGAGCTGTTCGCGCAGAAGCTCGCCGACGCGGCGACCGTCTTCTGGAACGGCCCGATGGGCGTCTTCGAATTCGAGGCGTTCGCCGGCGGCACCCGCGCGGTGGCCGAGGCGCTCGTGAAGAGCGACGCGTTCACCGTCGTCGGCGGCGGCGATTCGGCGGCCGCGGTGCGGCAGCTGGGCCTGCCCGAGGACGGCTTCTCGCACATCTCCACCGGCGGCGGCGCCTCGCTGGAGTACCTGGAAGGCAAGGAGCTGCCCGGCGTGGCGGCGCTGGAGGGGAAGAACTAA
- a CDS encoding RNA polymerase-binding protein RbpA, translated as MVGGNAIRGTRVGAGPSGESERGESAPRRRVSYWCANGHEARPSFAMDAEVPEEWDCPRCGLPGGQNEQNPPAAPRTEPYKTHLAYVKERRSDADGEAILAEALERLRQRRELI; from the coding sequence ATGGTTGGCGGTAACGCGATTCGCGGCACCCGCGTGGGTGCCGGTCCTTCGGGCGAATCGGAGCGGGGTGAATCGGCGCCACGGCGCCGGGTGTCCTATTGGTGTGCGAACGGGCACGAAGCCCGCCCGTCGTTCGCGATGGACGCGGAGGTCCCCGAAGAATGGGATTGCCCGCGCTGCGGGCTTCCCGGCGGGCAGAACGAGCAGAATCCGCCCGCCGCGCCTCGGACCGAGCCGTACAAGACGCATCTGGCTTACGTGAAGGAACGCCGCAGCGACGCCGACGGTGAGGCCATCCTCGCCGAAGCGCTCGAGCGCCTCCGCCAACGCCGCGAATTGATCTGA
- a CDS encoding winged helix DNA-binding domain-containing protein: MTLAQRRARLGVRHHLAARTTTVEEAVDGVVALHATDPASVYLSSWSRVHAISVADVEEALYSRRTLLRLLGMRRTVFVTDVATAAQVQAACSYDIAARQRRLLEKQLGTLGHPDNVPNPADWLDEVLASVEKALRARGSATAQQLADDEPRLRQQLLMAKGKPYESIGNVTSRVLFQLAAEGHIVRGRPRGSWQSTQYYWSLLTDWLAEGAAGAGPDDNPGRSTAADWPALSEDEARTALARRWLYAFGPAPVADLRWWTGWNAGQTKKALAAIGPAEVDLDGEPAIALPDDLAPVPAPDPWIALLPALDPTAMGWQSRDWYVGPHRAALFDRSGNIGPTVWSDGRIVGAWSHRPTGEIAVRLLEDVGAEKTAAVEAEAARLSEWLGEARVTPKFRTPAEKELSG, from the coding sequence ATGACCCTCGCCCAGCGCCGGGCCCGCCTCGGCGTACGCCACCACCTGGCGGCGCGGACGACGACCGTCGAGGAAGCAGTCGACGGCGTCGTCGCACTGCACGCCACCGATCCCGCCTCGGTGTACCTGTCTTCGTGGTCGCGCGTGCACGCGATCTCGGTCGCCGATGTCGAGGAAGCGCTGTACTCCCGGCGCACCCTCCTGCGCTTGCTGGGCATGCGGCGCACCGTGTTCGTCACCGATGTCGCCACCGCCGCCCAGGTGCAGGCGGCTTGTTCCTACGACATCGCCGCGCGTCAACGCCGCCTGCTGGAAAAGCAATTGGGCACCCTGGGCCACCCGGACAACGTCCCGAATCCGGCCGATTGGCTGGACGAGGTGCTGGCGAGCGTCGAAAAAGCCTTGCGCGCCAGAGGATCGGCAACCGCCCAGCAACTGGCGGACGACGAACCGCGCCTGCGTCAGCAACTGCTGATGGCTAAGGGGAAGCCCTACGAGTCGATCGGCAACGTCACCAGCCGGGTGTTGTTCCAGCTGGCGGCAGAGGGACACATCGTGCGAGGCCGCCCGCGGGGGAGTTGGCAAAGCACGCAGTACTACTGGTCGCTGCTGACCGATTGGCTGGCAGAGGGTGCCGCCGGAGCTGGCCCCGACGACAACCCGGGCCGCTCCACGGCCGCTGACTGGCCAGCCCTCTCCGAAGACGAAGCCCGAACCGCCCTGGCCCGGCGATGGCTGTACGCCTTCGGCCCTGCCCCGGTTGCCGACCTCCGATGGTGGACCGGCTGGAACGCGGGCCAAACGAAAAAGGCGCTGGCCGCCATCGGCCCGGCAGAAGTGGACTTGGACGGCGAACCGGCAATCGCCCTGCCCGACGACCTCGCCCCGGTCCCCGCTCCCGACCCGTGGATCGCTCTGCTCCCCGCCCTGGATCCGACCGCGATGGGCTGGCAGTCGCGAGACTGGTACGTCGGCCCGCACCGCGCCGCCCTGTTCGATCGCAGCGGCAATATCGGCCCCACGGTCTGGAGCGACGGCCGGATCGTCGGAGCCTGGTCTCACCGCCCGACGGGAGAAATCGCGGTCCGTCTGCTGGAGGACGTCGGAGCCGAGAAGACCGCCGCGGTGGAGGCCGAGGCGGCCCGGCTGAGCGAGTGGCTGGGGGAGGCGCGAGTGACGCCGAAGTTCCGCACCCCGGCGGAGAAGGAGCTTTCTGGATAG